The genomic interval AAGTCTTCAGAGTAGGTTATTGTTTTTGTTGGGGTAACACAGTAAACAACATTGCCAAAGTCTCCCTGAAGGTTGAATTTGCAAACTCCAGATGGTTGAAGCACTCCGTCAAAGTTAAATGCAAAGGATAAATCCCCCTGCACATACTTTAACCTTCTTGAAACGCTTGAATAGGGCACTGTTATTGACATTTCCCCTGAAAGTTCAAGTGATTTAAATTTGTAGTAGTTATTAGGAAACCAGTTTTTTGCAACAGATTTGAACATTTTATTTAGTATTAGACGGGGGGTATCCGATGTGAAGCCTGAAACAGGTAAGAGTATAACTATCAAAATTAAAAGAATTTTTCTCATATTCACCTCGCAACAGATTATAACATAAAAAAGGGAAACGCTTTTTCCCGTTTCCCTTTTAAAGACGAATTTTTTTTGACTTTTTATGCGAGATTCATCCCTGTTTTTATTGCTTCAATATTCAATGGAATTAAATGGTGATGCCTTTCCGGTAAAACCTTTTCAAGCGCCTTTTCAACAGTATCAGTTTTAACTATTGGTTTGTGTTTTAGATATGTGCCTAAAAGTATCATTCCCATTACCTTGTTGTTTTTAAGTTTAATCGCTTCGTCAAATGCCTTTATTCCAATTACTTTAATGTCTTTTCTATCTGACTTTATGTTTATTGTTGTTGAGTCGTAAATTAAAATTCCCCCCTCTTTTACCTTTGGCTCAAATTTTTCAAAGGAAGGCCTGTTTAAAACAATTGCTGTGTCAAATTTTGCAAGAATTGGGGATGATATAGGCTCATCTGAAACAGAGACAATGCAGTTTGCAGTGCCGCCTCTCATTTCAGGGCCATAGGATGGCATCCAGCATACCTCTTTCCCTTCAAGCATTCCTGAGTATGCTATGATTTGCCCCAAGGATAAAACTCCCTGTCCGCCGAAGCCTGCAAATACTATTTCTTCAGTCATAATTTCTCCTTACTTTATACCTGTTTCATCTTTGAAGACGCCTAATGGATACTGTTTTAATAAAACATCGTCAATCCATTTGTTTGCCTCAACAGGGGTCATCTTCCAGTTTGTATTGCAGTTTGAGACAACTTCAATAAATGATGTGCCCTTTTTCAACTCCTGGGCTTTAAATGCCTTCATTATTGCCTTTTTTGTTTTTCTCACTCTTCCCGGGTTGTTTACTGCAAGCCTTTCAACATAAACAGTGCCGGGAAGCAGTGCAACTATCTCACTCATATTTATTGGCATTCCATCCATTGAATAGTCTCTTCCCTCAGGTGAGGTTGAGGTTTTCTGGCCTTCAATTGTTGTTGGTGCCATCTGCCCACCTGTCATTCCGTAAATTGCATTGTTTATAAAGATTATGGTTATGTTTTCCCCTCTGCTGCAAGCGTGTATTGTTTCCGCAGTGCCTATTGCGGCCAAATCTCCGTCTCCCTGATAGGTAAACACATAGTGGTTGGGAAGCATTCTCTTTATCCCTGTTGCAACAGCGCATGCCCTTCCGTGTGCAGCCTGCTGCATGTCAACATTCATGTAATAGTATGCAAAAACAGAGCATCCAACAGGTGCAATCCCTATTGTTTTGTCCTGAATTCCCAATTCCATTACAGTCTCCATTGTTAGCCTGTGAACGACTCCGTGCCCACAACCAGGGCAGTAATGGGTTTTAACCTTTTTAAGCCCTTCGGTTCTCTCAAATACCTTTTCCATATTTTCAGTTGATACATTTATTCCCATTTTAGTCTCCCTTTATCCCGATTTTTTCGCAGAATGGCAATATGTTTTCAACTATTTCTTCAGGTGAATATATCATTCCTCCCATTCTGCCGTAAAATCCAACCTCTTTTTTACCGTTTACTCCCAATTTCACATCTTCAACCATCTGGCCTGAATTTAACTCGGTTACAAAGAAGCCTTTAACTCTATCATTTGATGCTAATTCACTTAAAATTTTGTATGGGTAAGGCCAGAGGGTGATAGGTTTGATTAGTCCCACCTTGTAGCCTTTTTTTCTTAAAAGTTGCATAGATTTTGTAGCTATCCTTGCAGATAAGCCGTAAGCAACGAGGATTAATTCAGCGTCTTCTATGTTGTAAGCGTCGTATCTTACTTCGTTTTCTTCAATTTCTCTGTACTTTGCCTGTAATCTTAAATTTACCTGCTCCATTTCTTCAGGTTTAATCCAGAGTGATGTAATAAAGTTTGTATCCCTGTCCGGGGTTTTACCCCTTGTTGCCCATGATATATCCCTTTCTGGTTCAGTATAAGGGTTAAATTTTACCTTTTCCATCATCTGCCCTAATGCCCCATCCATTAAAATCATTGACGGGTTTCTATACTTCCACGCTAAATCAAATGCAAGATAGGTTAGGTCTGCTATTTCCTGCACTGATGAAGGTGCAAGAACAATTAGCCTGTAATCGCCGTGTCCCCCTCCCTTTGTTGCCTGAAAGTAGTCCCCCTGAGATGGCTGAATTGTGCCAAGCCCTGGCCCCCCTCTATTAACATTAACAATTACGCAGGGTAATTCAGCGCCTGCAATGTATGAAATACCTTCCGTCATTAAGGATATTCCCGGTGAAGATGATGAAGTCATCACCTTAAATCCTGCCCCTGCGGCGCCGTAAAGCATATTTATTGCTGCAACCTCGCTTTCAGCCTGAAGAAATACCCTTCCCTTTTTTCTCATGTGAATTGACATATACTCTCCCACTTCTGATTGGGGAGTGATAGGGTAGGCAAAGTATCCCTCGCAATTTGCCCTTATTGCCGCTTCTGCAAGGGCATAGTTTCCCTTCATCAATTGATAATCGCTCATATTTGCTCCTAACCTGTTTTTTCTTTTTTCATTCTGTAAACGGTTATTACCACATCAGGGCAAACCATTGCACAACTCTGGCAGGCAGTGCATGTATCCTGTTTCATTTCAGAATAGTGGAAACCGCTTGAATTTATCTCTTTTGAAAATCCAAGAGTATTTGTTGGGCAATTTGCAATGCATAGCCCGCAACCTTTGCAATTTTCAGTATCAATAACTACCATTCCTTTTTGTCTGGCCATTATTACCTCCTTAGATAATCTTTATTTTAAAGTAAAAATTATTTTTTACAAGGGAAATTTATACTTTTTTGTAAAGATTTTTGAGATTTAAAATTATTTCAAGTAAGATTTTTATAATTAAAGCTTTTCTAAAATCTCTTTTTTCTTCTGCTTGTATTCTTCTTCAGTAATTAAACCTTCCTGGTATAGTTTCTTTAGTTTTCTCAATTTTTCAATTATTTCATCATCATTTTGATTGCTGTTTTGAGTATTGCTCTGAGTGTTAATTTGTTCAGAGATTTGATTCTGGTTTTCCTCAACAGATTCGCTTTCCTTTAAATAAATCAGATAATCCCTTTCAGTTTGTTCTGTCAATTTAACCTTATTTATTGCATCTTTATAGGTTGAGTAATCTTTTATAGTGTATGCTTTTTCAAAATAATCTATTGCTTTTTGATAGTCCCCTAAAAGGTAATAACAAACTCCAACATTATAGTATGCTCTGGATATGTATTTTGAGGAAGAGTTTGCATTTTTCATGCATTCAAGAACATTGAGTGATTTTTCAAGTGCATTTTTATAATCTTTTGCCTTTATGTAATAATACGCCTGTTTCATTCCGCATTTGTCGTTATTGTAAAACACAAATGAAAGGGACTGCTCCCAGGGGAAAAAGAGTTTTGTAAGCCCATCCATGGCTTTTTTGTACATTCTTGTTTTTAAAATGTGGTAATCAGGGTACTCTGGTTTTTCGTGATAACTGGAATTTTCAATGTAATCTCTTATCTCGTAAATCTTTGCAGAAAAAATCTTCCCTGTTTGTAAATCAATTGTTTTTATTGAGAACTTTAAGTATCCATCAATCCTTGCTATAAACTTTGTTCTAATCCCTTTTTTAGTTTTATATTCTTCCTTTTTCATTTCCTTTTTATATTCTTCTGTATAAACATTTACCGTAATCAAAGCAGTTGCACCTAAAAGTTTTCCAAGTTTTACTGCGTTTGCTTTGTCAATCCTACCGCTTAAAGATAAGTTTTGCTCTTTAAGGATTTGATAAAGGTGCTCTCTATCAACAACTTCAATGTATCCTGTGTTTACAAAGTATGTTGTTAAGTAATCTGCAAGTTCATTTGAGGTATAGTATCCCTCCGGTATTACAGCTACTCTTTTTAAATGCAATCCAAGTTCAGGAGGATGGGTTATCCTTTTATAGACATGGGGGTTTGTAATCCCTGCATACCATTGGGAATAAAGGTTAATTGCTGTAAATAAAAACAAAATAATACCGAATTTTTTCATTAA from Thermotomaculum hydrothermale carries:
- a CDS encoding 2-oxoacid:acceptor oxidoreductase family protein, whose translation is MTEEIVFAGFGGQGVLSLGQIIAYSGMLEGKEVCWMPSYGPEMRGGTANCIVSVSDEPISSPILAKFDTAIVLNRPSFEKFEPKVKEGGILIYDSTTINIKSDRKDIKVIGIKAFDEAIKLKNNKVMGMILLGTYLKHKPIVKTDTVEKALEKVLPERHHHLIPLNIEAIKTGMNLA
- a CDS encoding thiamine pyrophosphate-dependent enzyme, with the protein product MGINVSTENMEKVFERTEGLKKVKTHYCPGCGHGVVHRLTMETVMELGIQDKTIGIAPVGCSVFAYYYMNVDMQQAAHGRACAVATGIKRMLPNHYVFTYQGDGDLAAIGTAETIHACSRGENITIIFINNAIYGMTGGQMAPTTIEGQKTSTSPEGRDYSMDGMPINMSEIVALLPGTVYVERLAVNNPGRVRKTKKAIMKAFKAQELKKGTSFIEVVSNCNTNWKMTPVEANKWIDDVLLKQYPLGVFKDETGIK
- a CDS encoding 3-methyl-2-oxobutanoate dehydrogenase subunit VorB; translation: MSDYQLMKGNYALAEAAIRANCEGYFAYPITPQSEVGEYMSIHMRKKGRVFLQAESEVAAINMLYGAAGAGFKVMTSSSSPGISLMTEGISYIAGAELPCVIVNVNRGGPGLGTIQPSQGDYFQATKGGGHGDYRLIVLAPSSVQEIADLTYLAFDLAWKYRNPSMILMDGALGQMMEKVKFNPYTEPERDISWATRGKTPDRDTNFITSLWIKPEEMEQVNLRLQAKYREIEENEVRYDAYNIEDAELILVAYGLSARIATKSMQLLRKKGYKVGLIKPITLWPYPYKILSELASNDRVKGFFVTELNSGQMVEDVKLGVNGKKEVGFYGRMGGMIYSPEEIVENILPFCEKIGIKGD
- a CDS encoding 4Fe-4S dicluster domain-containing protein encodes the protein MARQKGMVVIDTENCKGCGLCIANCPTNTLGFSKEINSSGFHYSEMKQDTCTACQSCAMVCPDVVITVYRMKKEKTG
- a CDS encoding tetratricopeptide repeat protein translates to MKKFGIILFLFTAINLYSQWYAGITNPHVYKRITHPPELGLHLKRVAVIPEGYYTSNELADYLTTYFVNTGYIEVVDREHLYQILKEQNLSLSGRIDKANAVKLGKLLGATALITVNVYTEEYKKEMKKEEYKTKKGIRTKFIARIDGYLKFSIKTIDLQTGKIFSAKIYEIRDYIENSSYHEKPEYPDYHILKTRMYKKAMDGLTKLFFPWEQSLSFVFYNNDKCGMKQAYYYIKAKDYKNALEKSLNVLECMKNANSSSKYISRAYYNVGVCYYLLGDYQKAIDYFEKAYTIKDYSTYKDAINKVKLTEQTERDYLIYLKESESVEENQNQISEQINTQSNTQNSNQNDDEIIEKLRKLKKLYQEGLITEEEYKQKKKEILEKL